From Actinosynnema mirum DSM 43827, a single genomic window includes:
- a CDS encoding DUF4240 domain-containing protein: MDRDAYWALVERARAAAGEFAGDRDLREDPLPDAVVAQLGALSAEELVEFSLRHGEVVDSAYRWPLWHAAYLIEGGCGDDGFADFRDGLVLQGRAVFEAAVADPDSLADLPVVLRMAREGGGWLGYESMSHLVRDACKRARGESDSLLAAVAERRGAVARRKPDGERWDVEDQAENRVRLPRLAELFES, from the coding sequence ATGGACCGCGATGCGTACTGGGCCCTGGTCGAACGAGCGCGGGCCGCCGCGGGGGAGTTCGCGGGGGACCGCGACCTGCGCGAGGACCCGCTGCCCGACGCGGTCGTGGCCCAGCTCGGGGCGTTGTCCGCCGAGGAGCTGGTCGAGTTCTCCCTGCGGCACGGCGAGGTCGTGGACAGCGCTTACCGGTGGCCGCTGTGGCACGCCGCCTACCTGATCGAGGGCGGGTGCGGGGACGACGGGTTCGCGGACTTCCGCGACGGGCTGGTGCTCCAGGGGCGCGCGGTGTTCGAGGCGGCGGTGGCCGACCCGGACTCGTTGGCGGACCTGCCGGTGGTGCTGCGCATGGCGCGGGAAGGCGGCGGGTGGCTCGGGTACGAGTCGATGAGCCACCTGGTGCGCGACGCGTGCAAGCGGGCGCGGGGGGAGAGCGACTCGCTGCTCGCGGCGGTGGCCGAGCGGCGCGGGGCGGTGGCGCGGCGCAAGCCCGACGGCGAGCGGTGGGACGTGGAGGACCAGGCCGAGAACCGGGTGCGACTCCCCCGGCTCGCGGAGCTGTTCGAGTCGTGA
- a CDS encoding nitroreductase family deazaflavin-dependent oxidoreductase: MPLSGEYDPSPEKWVRDQVELYESSGGTEGTTLRGMPVIVLTTLGAKSGKIRKSPLMRVEHDGRYAIVASLGGAPKHPVWYHNVVAHPQVELQDGPVRKEYVAREVTGDEKAQWWERAVAAFPDYADYQRKTEREIPVFVLDPLP, from the coding sequence ATGCCCCTGTCCGGCGAGTACGACCCGAGCCCCGAGAAGTGGGTGCGCGACCAGGTCGAGCTGTACGAGAGCTCGGGCGGCACCGAGGGCACCACGCTGCGCGGGATGCCGGTGATCGTGCTGACCACCCTGGGCGCCAAGTCCGGCAAGATCCGCAAGTCGCCGCTGATGCGCGTCGAGCACGACGGCCGGTACGCGATCGTCGCCTCGCTCGGCGGCGCGCCCAAGCACCCCGTCTGGTACCACAACGTGGTCGCCCACCCGCAGGTCGAGCTGCAGGACGGGCCGGTCCGCAAGGAGTACGTGGCCCGCGAGGTGACCGGCGACGAGAAGGCCCAGTGGTGGGAGCGGGCCGTCGCCGCGTTCCCCGACTACGCCGACTACCAGCGCAAGACCGAGCGGGAGATCCCGGTGTTCGTCCTGGACCCGCTGCCCTGA
- a CDS encoding L-threonylcarbamoyladenylate synthase: MARYLDVHPVNPQRRAIDQAVEVVRAGGLIAYPTDSCYALGCQLGNKEGLDRIRQIRNLDDKHHFTLVCRDFAQLGQFAYVENAAFRAIKAATPGSYTFILSATREVPRRLLHPKKKTVGVRIPDNAVVQALLEALGEPLLSSTLLLPDQEEPLVQGWEIKERLDHVVDAVLDSGDCGTEPTTVVDFSSGEAEVLRVGAGDPSRFE, from the coding sequence ATGGCCAGGTACCTCGACGTCCACCCGGTGAACCCCCAGCGGCGCGCCATCGACCAAGCGGTCGAGGTGGTGCGGGCGGGCGGGTTGATCGCCTACCCGACGGACTCCTGCTACGCGCTCGGCTGCCAGCTGGGCAACAAGGAGGGCCTGGACCGGATCAGGCAGATCCGGAACCTGGACGACAAGCACCACTTCACCCTGGTGTGCCGGGACTTCGCGCAGCTGGGCCAGTTCGCGTACGTGGAGAACGCGGCGTTCCGCGCGATCAAGGCCGCGACGCCGGGCAGCTACACGTTCATCCTGTCGGCGACCCGCGAGGTGCCGAGGCGGCTGCTGCACCCGAAGAAGAAGACGGTCGGCGTGCGCATCCCGGACAACGCGGTGGTGCAGGCCCTGCTGGAGGCGCTGGGCGAGCCGCTGCTGTCGAGCACGCTCCTGCTGCCCGACCAGGAGGAGCCGCTGGTGCAGGGGTGGGAGATCAAGGAGCGGCTGGACCACGTGGTGGACGCCGTCCTGGACTCCGGCGACTGCGGCACCGAGCCGACGACGGTGGTGGACTTCTCCAGCGGCGAGGCCGAGGTGCTGCGGGTGGGGGCGGGGGACCCCAGTCGCTTCGAGTAG
- a CDS encoding DedA family protein: MVLDFLRDLPPALVLALVFALPALEASTMLGVVFPGEVAVLVGGAVAHSGGAPLWAVLVAAVSGAVIGDVTGYLVGRRYGHRMVKLLPERLVKPEHLAKAEELLRRRGGVAVFVGRFTALLRALVPALAGMSRVPIRTFLLFNALGGVLWASGVALLGYGAGASLQLAEHRLGLVGEIVLGVLVVAGAAAYLWRRKAHRS; this comes from the coding sequence GTGGTGCTGGACTTCCTCCGCGACCTTCCGCCCGCCCTCGTGCTGGCGCTCGTCTTCGCCCTCCCCGCGCTGGAGGCGTCGACCATGCTCGGCGTCGTCTTCCCCGGTGAGGTCGCCGTGCTGGTCGGCGGGGCGGTCGCGCACTCCGGTGGGGCGCCGCTCTGGGCGGTGCTGGTGGCTGCGGTCAGCGGGGCGGTCATCGGGGACGTCACCGGGTACCTCGTCGGCCGCCGGTACGGGCACCGGATGGTCAAGCTGCTGCCCGAGCGGCTGGTCAAGCCCGAGCACCTGGCCAAGGCCGAGGAGCTGCTGCGCCGCCGGGGCGGGGTGGCGGTGTTCGTGGGGCGGTTCACGGCGCTGCTGCGGGCGCTGGTGCCCGCGCTCGCCGGGATGAGCCGGGTGCCGATCCGGACGTTCCTGCTGTTCAACGCCCTCGGCGGGGTGCTCTGGGCGTCCGGGGTCGCGCTGCTGGGGTACGGGGCGGGCGCGAGCCTGCAGCTGGCCGAGCACCGGCTCGGGCTGGTCGGCGAGATCGTGCTGGGCGTGCTGGTGGTGGCGGGCGCGGCGGCGTACCTGTGGCGGCGCAAGGCGCACCGGTCGTGA
- a CDS encoding GDSL-type esterase/lipase family protein, giving the protein MRTTRRRLAALALAFLLLPLVVFVSDRPKAPPLGPPDDAPTAMVSLGDSTLSGEGAGDYVDDTDGQNENWCHRSKHAEVFQMPSVAVDEVFNLACSGANAARVGITDQIGNTEGSQALQLGRIARTHRVTTIVLAVGANDDPRFSDVLGQCLRAWFERRDDCSRLLTEDWRGRVERMVPKVEKAVRDVRRVLDEAGYSVGSYELVMQSYASPVTPDMSPSLQNLSGCPLRSGDMRWVRDVAVGELSDAVRRVATSSGARFLDLSRAGRGHEACSGGDSSDDEWFTRLVVDFDGLRDEARARHALQESFHPNARGHAAFGGCMAEFLGANTRYGACEPNDDGGLDLVLEQD; this is encoded by the coding sequence ATGCGCACCACACGCCGTCGCCTCGCCGCGCTCGCACTGGCCTTCCTGCTGCTCCCGCTGGTCGTCTTCGTCAGCGACCGCCCCAAGGCGCCACCGCTCGGGCCACCCGACGACGCGCCCACCGCCATGGTCTCGCTCGGTGACAGCACGCTGTCCGGCGAGGGCGCGGGCGACTACGTCGACGACACCGACGGCCAGAACGAGAACTGGTGCCACCGCTCGAAGCACGCCGAGGTGTTCCAGATGCCGTCGGTGGCCGTGGACGAGGTGTTCAACCTGGCCTGCTCGGGCGCGAACGCCGCGCGCGTGGGCATCACCGACCAGATCGGCAACACCGAGGGCTCGCAGGCGCTCCAGCTCGGCCGGATCGCCCGCACCCACCGGGTGACCACGATCGTGCTGGCCGTGGGCGCGAACGACGACCCGCGCTTCTCCGACGTGCTCGGCCAGTGCCTGCGCGCCTGGTTCGAGCGCCGCGACGACTGCTCGCGGCTGCTCACGGAGGACTGGCGCGGGCGCGTGGAGCGGATGGTGCCGAAGGTCGAGAAGGCCGTGCGGGACGTGCGCCGGGTGCTGGACGAGGCCGGGTACTCGGTGGGGTCGTACGAGCTGGTGATGCAGTCCTACGCGTCGCCGGTGACCCCGGACATGTCGCCGTCGCTGCAGAACCTGTCCGGGTGCCCGCTGCGCAGCGGTGACATGCGGTGGGTGCGGGACGTGGCGGTGGGCGAGCTGTCGGACGCGGTGCGCAGGGTGGCGACGTCGTCGGGCGCGCGCTTCCTGGACCTGTCGCGGGCGGGGCGCGGTCACGAGGCGTGCTCGGGCGGCGACTCCAGCGACGACGAGTGGTTCACCCGGCTCGTGGTGGACTTCGACGGGCTGCGGGACGAGGCGCGGGCGCGGCACGCGCTGCAGGAGTCGTTCCACCCCAACGCGCGCGGGCACGCGGCGTTCGGCGGGTGCATGGCGGAGTTCCTGGGCGCGAACACCCGGTACGGGGCGTGCGAGCCGAACGACGACGGCGGGTTGGACCTGGTGCTGGAGCAGGACTAG
- a CDS encoding response regulator yields MIRVVVVDDEPMVCAHLRVILGGADDVEVVAEAQDGAEAVEAVVRHRPDLVLMDLRMPGVDGLAATGRIAALPDPPPVVVLTTFDTDGHVLAALRAGAAGFLLKTTAPHDLVELVRVAAAGHTVLSPAATARLVAASSAGRRRDADARVRLRALSERDLEVLTRLGRGLSNADIARELFLSEATVKSYVSRMLVKIDCRNRTQAGVLAHEAGLVDGSG; encoded by the coding sequence ATGATCAGGGTGGTCGTCGTGGACGACGAGCCGATGGTGTGCGCGCACCTGCGGGTGATCCTCGGTGGCGCGGACGACGTCGAGGTGGTCGCCGAGGCGCAGGACGGCGCGGAGGCGGTGGAGGCGGTCGTCCGGCACCGACCCGACCTGGTGCTGATGGACCTGCGGATGCCGGGGGTCGACGGGCTCGCCGCCACCGGGCGGATCGCCGCCCTGCCCGACCCGCCCCCGGTCGTCGTGCTCACCACCTTCGACACCGACGGCCACGTGCTCGCGGCGCTGCGCGCGGGCGCGGCGGGGTTCCTGCTCAAGACCACCGCGCCCCACGACCTGGTCGAGCTGGTCCGGGTGGCGGCGGCCGGGCACACCGTGCTGTCCCCGGCGGCCACCGCCCGGCTGGTCGCCGCCTCGTCGGCGGGGCGGCGGCGCGACGCGGACGCCAGGGTCAGGCTGCGCGCGTTGAGCGAGCGGGACCTGGAGGTGCTGACCCGCCTGGGCCGGGGGCTGTCCAACGCGGACATCGCGCGCGAGCTGTTCCTGTCCGAGGCGACGGTGAAGAGCTACGTGTCCCGGATGCTCGTGAAGATCGACTGCCGCAACCGCACCCAGGCCGGGGTCCTCGCCCACGAGGCCGGACTGGTCGACGGATCGGGGTGA
- a CDS encoding sensor histidine kinase yields MTGVRANRSDLPWLVLAVVLFGALDLAVHGAGPPTTGWAGPRAALLLQLSVDASLLLLARHPAPVACWALTVAALTLGSAELAPGLLTPVDPATHAVLPHATPAIVVNLVRLTDRRHAFALIGALAVLGSTPWDPSWETTPLGVVNTVLPALAALYLRARRELVDSLRERAERAERERLLLAERAAAQERRRLAEEMHDVVTHRLTLMVLHAGALGVGSTDPAARAAAEDIRVTGVSALAELRDLLGVLRGADGTPVGGPARPAGPEHPPAPDPRALVAEARAVGESVSCHVDGDPGRIEPTVLRTAYRVVQESLTNARKHAPGAEVAVTISYRPDGVDVRVANGAPDRAPDRALAGSGSGTGLLGLAQRVELSGGALRAGPEPGGGYLVGATLPAHVPTRGEAG; encoded by the coding sequence GTGACCGGGGTGAGGGCGAACCGGAGCGACCTGCCGTGGCTGGTGCTCGCGGTCGTGCTCTTCGGAGCGCTCGACCTGGCCGTCCACGGCGCGGGCCCGCCGACCACCGGATGGGCCGGGCCGCGCGCCGCGCTGCTCCTGCAGCTGTCCGTGGACGCGTCGCTGCTGCTCCTGGCCCGCCACCCGGCGCCGGTCGCGTGCTGGGCGCTGACCGTCGCGGCGCTCACGCTCGGCTCGGCCGAGCTCGCCCCCGGCCTGCTCACCCCGGTGGACCCCGCGACGCACGCGGTGCTGCCGCACGCCACGCCCGCGATCGTGGTGAACCTGGTCCGGCTGACCGACCGGCGCCACGCGTTCGCGCTGATCGGGGCGCTCGCCGTGCTGGGCTCCACGCCGTGGGACCCGAGCTGGGAGACCACCCCGCTCGGTGTCGTCAACACGGTGCTGCCCGCGCTGGCCGCGCTCTACCTGCGGGCCCGCCGGGAGCTGGTCGACTCGCTGCGGGAGCGGGCCGAGCGGGCCGAGCGCGAGCGGCTGCTGCTCGCCGAGCGGGCCGCGGCGCAGGAGCGGCGGCGGCTCGCCGAGGAGATGCACGACGTGGTCACCCACCGGCTCACGCTGATGGTGCTGCACGCCGGCGCGCTGGGCGTCGGGTCGACCGATCCCGCCGCGCGCGCCGCCGCCGAGGACATCCGGGTCACGGGCGTCAGCGCGCTGGCCGAGCTGCGGGACCTGCTCGGGGTGCTCCGGGGCGCGGACGGGACGCCGGTGGGTGGCCCCGCCCGGCCCGCCGGTCCCGAGCACCCGCCCGCGCCCGACCCGAGGGCGCTGGTCGCCGAGGCGCGCGCGGTCGGCGAGTCGGTCTCGTGCCACGTCGACGGCGACCCCGGCCGGATCGAGCCGACGGTCCTGCGCACCGCGTACCGGGTGGTGCAGGAGTCATTGACGAACGCGCGCAAGCACGCCCCCGGCGCCGAGGTGGCCGTGACGATCTCCTACCGGCCCGACGGGGTCGACGTGCGCGTCGCCAACGGCGCGCCGGACCGGGCGCCCGACCGCGCGCTGGCGGGCAGCGGGTCGGGAACCGGGCTGCTCGGGCTCGCGCAGCGGGTCGAGCTGAGCGGCGGCGCCCTGCGCGCGGGCCCGGAACCCGGCGGCGGCTACCTGGTCGGCGCGACGCTGCCCGCGCACGTGCCGACGCGGGGGGAGGCCGGATGA
- a CDS encoding alpha/beta fold hydrolase, which produces MAKAGISRRTALRAGAAAGGAALAGGSGVALAGGRRVRGGVTTFVVVTGASGAPGGIDALSLRGHRTVGVPLPGHRATDAQFALDHQCPQDPASLATRPSPLAGIGLDDYAEAAIRVVRAVAGFGPVVLYGGSMGGAVLNRVGNAVPHLVDRMVYDTAFCCVDLACPEDYLATPEGSTSLAGALADLVVADPAVIGAVRVNYRTADREALAGLKELLMAGADDAEFHGALAHLHPDESLTVGREDSRVRADTWGRVPRTFIRHTEDRMIPLALQDRMIAEADRLTPRNRFDVRTVRAGHQATEEEFQRIVGVLDGLPECRR; this is translated from the coding sequence ATGGCGAAAGCGGGGATCTCCAGGAGAACGGCGTTGCGAGCGGGAGCGGCTGCGGGTGGCGCGGCACTGGCCGGGGGCAGCGGGGTGGCGCTGGCCGGGGGCAGGCGGGTTCGGGGCGGGGTGACGACGTTCGTGGTGGTCACCGGCGCGAGCGGCGCGCCCGGCGGGATCGACGCGCTGTCGCTGCGCGGGCACCGCACCGTCGGGGTGCCGCTGCCGGGGCACCGCGCCACCGACGCCCAGTTCGCGCTCGACCACCAGTGCCCGCAGGACCCGGCGTCGCTGGCGACCCGACCGTCGCCGCTGGCCGGGATCGGGCTGGACGACTACGCCGAGGCCGCGATCCGGGTCGTCCGCGCGGTCGCCGGGTTCGGCCCGGTGGTGCTCTACGGCGGCAGCATGGGCGGCGCGGTGCTGAACCGGGTCGGCAACGCCGTGCCGCACCTGGTCGACCGGATGGTCTACGACACCGCGTTCTGCTGCGTGGACCTGGCGTGCCCCGAGGACTACCTGGCCACCCCGGAGGGGTCCACGAGCCTGGCGGGCGCGCTGGCAGACCTGGTGGTGGCCGACCCGGCGGTGATCGGCGCGGTGCGGGTGAACTACCGCACCGCCGACCGCGAGGCGCTGGCCGGGCTGAAGGAGCTGCTGATGGCGGGCGCGGACGACGCGGAGTTCCACGGGGCGCTCGCGCACCTGCACCCGGACGAGTCGCTGACGGTGGGGCGGGAGGACTCGCGGGTGCGGGCGGACACCTGGGGGCGCGTCCCGCGCACGTTCATCCGGCACACCGAGGACCGGATGATCCCGCTCGCGCTGCAGGACCGGATGATCGCCGAGGCCGACCGGCTGACCCCGCGCAACCGGTTCGACGTGCGGACCGTGCGGGCGGGGCACCAGGCGACCGAGGAGGAGTTCCAGCGGATCGTGGGCGTCCTGGACGGGCTGCCGGAGTGCCGCCGCTGA
- a CDS encoding GNAT family N-acetyltransferase — protein MAPDYPIRTERLLLRPFTGLDLEALHSWQSREDVVRYLYGGPRTLEDSADQLMTKAAVPWPSKAGEDLSLAVELDGEVVGEVVLKWLSEANRQGEIGYVLHPGHHGRGIAVEASEVLLRLAFEELGLHRVVAQCDPRNTASWRVMEKLGMRREAHFRHCEVFKGEWGDVYVYALLEDEWSGSSGT, from the coding sequence GTGGCACCCGACTACCCGATCAGGACCGAACGCCTGCTGCTGCGCCCCTTCACCGGGCTGGACCTTGAGGCGCTGCACTCGTGGCAGTCGCGCGAGGACGTCGTGCGCTACCTGTACGGCGGGCCGCGCACGCTGGAGGACAGCGCCGACCAGCTGATGACGAAGGCCGCCGTGCCGTGGCCGTCGAAGGCGGGGGAGGACCTGTCGCTGGCGGTCGAGCTGGACGGCGAGGTCGTCGGCGAGGTCGTGCTGAAGTGGCTGAGCGAGGCGAACCGGCAGGGCGAGATCGGCTACGTCCTGCACCCCGGCCACCACGGGCGGGGGATCGCCGTCGAGGCGTCGGAGGTGCTGCTGCGCCTGGCCTTCGAGGAGCTGGGGCTGCACCGGGTGGTCGCGCAGTGCGATCCGAGGAACACGGCGTCGTGGCGGGTGATGGAGAAGCTGGGGATGCGCAGGGAGGCGCACTTCCGGCACTGCGAGGTGTTCAAGGGCGAGTGGGGCGACGTGTACGTGTACGCGCTGCTGGAGGACGAGTGGTCGGGCTCGTCTGGTACGTGA
- a CDS encoding dihydrolipoamide acetyltransferase family protein, with amino-acid sequence MPDFRLPDLGEGLTDGEIVSWLVAVGDPVVVDQPVVEVETAKAVVEVPCPYGGVVTARHGEPGQRLAVGSVLLSVAGDGAGGAAARGEPVAAEAAAAEPGAAQGDSAQAHSAQADSAEYSGNVLVGYGTSQQNRRRRRVAHAPVADEPAAAAGPAKLAPAVISPLVRRLARDSGVALETVEGSGPGGVIRRADVEREIAARAPRPARAPGPWTEPAAASPGQGKRIPLTGVRGVAARKFATSRREIPEATVWVDVDATGLVEARAALPAVSLLGLLARFTALGLRRFPELNSRVEGDEVVLLDEVNLGFAAQTDRGLVVPVVRGAHALTATELTGRLRDLTASARDGELTAADLTGGTFTLNNYGVFGVDGSAAIINHPEVAILGIGRIADRPWAHEGQLALRKVAQLTLSFDHRVCDGGVAGGFLRYVADLVENPVALLADV; translated from the coding sequence GTGCCTGACTTCCGGCTGCCGGACCTGGGCGAGGGGCTCACGGACGGGGAGATCGTGTCCTGGCTGGTCGCGGTCGGCGACCCGGTCGTGGTGGACCAGCCCGTGGTGGAGGTGGAGACCGCCAAGGCCGTGGTGGAGGTGCCCTGCCCGTACGGGGGCGTGGTGACCGCGCGGCACGGCGAGCCGGGGCAGCGGTTGGCGGTGGGGTCGGTGCTGCTGAGCGTCGCCGGTGACGGGGCGGGAGGCGCCGCGGCGCGAGGGGAACCGGTCGCGGCGGAGGCCGCAGCCGCGGAACCCGGTGCGGCGCAGGGCGATTCGGCGCAGGCTCATTCGGCGCAGGCTGATTCGGCGGAGTACAGCGGGAACGTGCTCGTCGGTTACGGGACCTCGCAGCAGAACCGCCGTCGTCGCCGCGTGGCGCACGCTCCCGTCGCGGATGAGCCCGCTGCCGCGGCCGGACCGGCCAAGCTCGCGCCCGCCGTGATCTCCCCGCTGGTGCGGAGGTTGGCCCGTGACAGCGGTGTGGCGCTGGAGACCGTCGAGGGCAGCGGTCCCGGCGGGGTGATCCGCCGCGCCGACGTGGAGCGGGAGATCGCCGCCCGCGCGCCCCGCCCGGCCCGCGCGCCCGGCCCGTGGACCGAGCCCGCAGCCGCGTCCCCAGGGCAGGGCAAGCGCATTCCGCTGACCGGGGTCCGGGGTGTCGCGGCGCGCAAGTTCGCCACCTCCCGCAGGGAGATCCCCGAGGCGACGGTGTGGGTCGACGTGGACGCCACCGGGCTCGTGGAGGCGCGCGCCGCGCTGCCTGCGGTGTCGCTGCTGGGCCTGCTGGCCAGGTTCACCGCGCTCGGCCTGCGCCGCTTCCCCGAGCTGAACTCGCGCGTCGAGGGCGACGAGGTCGTGCTGCTGGACGAGGTGAACCTCGGCTTCGCCGCGCAGACCGACCGTGGCCTGGTGGTCCCGGTGGTGCGGGGCGCGCACGCGCTGACCGCGACCGAGCTGACCGGGCGGCTGCGCGACCTGACCGCGTCCGCCCGCGACGGCGAGCTGACGGCGGCCGACCTGACCGGCGGGACGTTCACCCTCAACAACTACGGCGTGTTCGGCGTGGACGGCTCGGCCGCGATCATCAACCACCCGGAGGTCGCGATCCTGGGCATCGGCCGCATCGCCGACCGCCCGTGGGCGCACGAGGGGCAGCTGGCGCTGCGCAAGGTGGCCCAGCTGACGCTCAGCTTCGACCACCGGGTGTGCGACGGCGGGGTGGCGGGCGGGTTCCTGCGGTACGTAGCGGACCTGGTCGAGAACCCGGTGGCGCTGCTCGCCGACGTCTAA
- a CDS encoding alpha-ketoacid dehydrogenase subunit beta, giving the protein MAAALNRALADALSADERVLVFGEDVGPLGGVFRVTDGLAERFGERRVFDTPLAEAGILGTAIGMAMNGLRPVVEMQFDAFAYPAFEQITSHLAKLRNRTAGALSLPVVVRIPYGGGIGGVEHHCDSSEAYYTHTPGLRVVTPGTPDDAYRLLRDAIDSPDPVVFLEPKRRYWSKGGLAAGGPAFDRALVRRPGRDVTLIAYGPMVLTALETAEAARAEGWDVEVVDLRTLAPFDDETVCASVRRTGRAVVVHEASGFGGYGAEVVARVTERCFHHLHAPVLRVTGFDIPYPPPMLEEHHLPGVDRILDTIGALQWDDRVEVRGA; this is encoded by the coding sequence ATGGCCGCCGCGCTCAACCGGGCGCTGGCCGACGCGCTGTCCGCCGACGAGCGCGTGCTGGTGTTCGGCGAGGACGTCGGGCCGCTGGGCGGGGTGTTCCGGGTGACCGACGGGCTGGCCGAGCGGTTCGGCGAGCGCCGCGTGTTCGACACCCCGCTCGCCGAGGCGGGCATCCTCGGCACCGCCATCGGCATGGCCATGAACGGGCTGCGGCCGGTGGTGGAGATGCAGTTCGACGCGTTCGCCTACCCGGCGTTCGAGCAGATCACCAGCCACCTGGCCAAGTTGCGCAACCGCACGGCGGGCGCGCTGTCGCTGCCCGTGGTGGTGCGCATCCCGTACGGCGGCGGCATCGGCGGCGTCGAGCACCACTGCGACTCGTCCGAGGCGTACTACACGCACACGCCGGGGCTGCGCGTGGTCACGCCGGGCACGCCCGACGACGCGTACCGGCTGCTGCGCGACGCGATCGACAGCCCGGACCCGGTGGTGTTCCTGGAGCCCAAGCGCCGCTACTGGTCCAAGGGCGGGCTGGCGGCGGGCGGACCGGCGTTCGACCGGGCGCTCGTGCGGCGGCCCGGCCGGGACGTGACCCTGATCGCGTACGGTCCGATGGTGCTGACCGCGCTGGAGACCGCCGAGGCCGCCCGCGCCGAGGGCTGGGACGTGGAGGTCGTCGACCTGCGCACGCTGGCGCCGTTCGACGACGAGACGGTGTGCGCGTCGGTGCGCCGCACCGGGCGGGCCGTGGTGGTGCACGAGGCGTCCGGGTTCGGCGGGTACGGCGCGGAGGTCGTGGCGCGGGTGACCGAGCGGTGCTTCCACCACCTGCACGCGCCGGTGCTGCGGGTGACCGGCTTCGACATCCCGTACCCGCCGCCGATGCTGGAGGAGCACCACCTGCCCGGCGTGGACCGCATCCTGGACACCATCGGCGCGCTGCAGTGGGACGACCGGGTGGAGGTGCGCGGTGCCTGA
- a CDS encoding thiamine pyrophosphate-dependent dehydrogenase E1 component subunit alpha encodes MATATPDRTLLPTEEPLALLRPDGSAVEGSPLRMPDDEVLLELHRRMVVGRRFDTQATALTRQGRLAVYPSSRGQEACQVGAVLAMRERDWLFPTYRDSVALVTRGVPAAGALTLLRGDWHLGYDPREHRVGPQCTPLATNTPHAVGFAHAARYKGEDTAALVLLGDGATSEGDTHEALNFAGVWKAPVVFLVQNNGYAISVPLSKQTAAPTLAHKGIGYGIRSVLVDGNDAAAVHAVVSEALASGEPVLVEALTYRIEAHTNADDASRYRDSAEVAHWLARDPVDRLASHLASRGLLDPARRDSVDAEAEEFAAALRAELNADARVDPADLFRHVYAEPTAQLREQAAMLARELDAEHSGADDLDGGRA; translated from the coding sequence ATGGCCACAGCCACACCGGACCGGACCCTGCTCCCCACCGAGGAACCGCTGGCGCTGCTGCGTCCCGACGGGTCCGCGGTCGAGGGCTCACCGCTTCGGATGCCCGACGACGAGGTGCTGCTGGAGCTGCACCGCCGCATGGTCGTCGGCCGCCGCTTCGACACCCAGGCCACCGCGCTCACCCGCCAGGGCCGCCTCGCCGTCTACCCGTCCTCGCGCGGCCAGGAGGCGTGCCAGGTCGGCGCGGTCCTGGCGATGCGCGAGCGCGACTGGCTGTTCCCCACCTACCGCGACAGCGTCGCCCTGGTCACCAGGGGTGTGCCCGCCGCGGGCGCGCTGACCCTGCTGCGCGGCGACTGGCACCTCGGCTACGACCCGCGCGAGCACCGCGTCGGACCGCAGTGCACGCCGCTGGCGACCAACACCCCGCACGCCGTCGGCTTCGCGCACGCCGCCCGCTACAAGGGCGAGGACACCGCCGCGCTGGTGCTGCTCGGCGACGGCGCGACCAGCGAGGGCGACACGCACGAGGCGCTGAACTTCGCCGGGGTGTGGAAGGCGCCGGTGGTGTTCCTGGTGCAGAACAACGGCTACGCGATCAGCGTGCCGCTGAGCAAGCAGACCGCCGCGCCCACGTTGGCGCACAAGGGGATCGGGTACGGCATCCGGTCGGTCCTGGTGGACGGCAACGACGCGGCGGCGGTCCACGCGGTGGTGTCGGAGGCGCTGGCGTCCGGTGAGCCGGTGCTCGTGGAAGCGCTTACCTACCGCATCGAGGCGCACACCAACGCCGACGACGCGTCCCGCTACCGGGACTCCGCCGAGGTCGCGCACTGGCTGGCCCGCGACCCCGTCGACCGGCTCGCCTCGCACCTGGCCTCGCGCGGGCTGCTCGACCCGGCGCGCCGAGACTCGGTGGACGCCGAGGCGGAGGAGTTCGCGGCGGCGCTGCGGGCCGAGCTGAACGCGGACGCGCGCGTGGACCCGGCGGACCTGTTCCGGCACGTGTACGCCGAGCCGACCGCGCAGCTGCGCGAGCAGGCCGCGATGCTGGCGCGCGAACTGGACGCCGAGCACTCGGGCGCCGACGACCTGGACGGGGGACGGGCATGA